Proteins encoded within one genomic window of Solibaculum mannosilyticum:
- a CDS encoding MmcQ/YjbR family DNA-binding protein, whose translation MDRIELKKFITETYNAAVDFPWSEYPNYEVFRHHNNRKWFALIMDVPKEKLGLSGKDVLNVVNLKCEPIMIGSLRLEPGFFPAYHMSKENWITVALDGSVPDDKIKTLLDISFELTSLKTKKIRRKSE comes from the coding sequence ATGGACCGTATAGAACTGAAGAAATTCATAACAGAAACTTACAACGCAGCTGTCGATTTTCCTTGGAGCGAATATCCTAATTACGAGGTTTTCCGTCACCACAATAACCGAAAATGGTTTGCCTTGATAATGGATGTCCCGAAAGAGAAATTAGGGCTATCTGGTAAGGATGTCTTGAATGTAGTAAATTTAAAATGTGAGCCTATTATGATCGGTTCTTTACGCTTAGAACCAGGATTTTTTCCAGCATATCACATGAGCAAAGAAAATTGGATTACGGTTGCATTAGACGGAAGTGTACCAGATGATAAAATTAAAACACTTCTTGATATAAGTTTTGAACTAACCTCTTTAAAAACGAAAAAAATTAGAAGAAAAAGCGAATAG
- a CDS encoding flavodoxin, translating into MTLSLVACGQTPASSNISAASSESAVSGRASESQAPVSSEDETSVPAQIETPETTDTNTLVVYFSWSGNTEEMASYIAEQTGSDLYEIVPQTPYPEDYNKTGEIAEKERDDNARPAIANLPDSIEQYDTIMVGYPIWWHTAPMIIGTFLESYDLTGKEIYPFTQSASMDTEQFDSSIEFVRENANGATVHDGLFARSSDTAAIDAYLSENGITE; encoded by the coding sequence ATGACCCTCTCTCTCGTTGCCTGCGGACAGACACCAGCCAGCAGCAATATTTCCGCTGCTTCTTCTGAATCTGCAGTCAGTGGTAGAGCATCCGAGTCGCAAGCACCAGTCTCTTCTGAAGATGAAACTTCTGTTCCTGCTCAAATAGAAACCCCGGAAACGACAGATACCAACACATTGGTTGTGTACTTCTCCTGGTCTGGAAATACCGAGGAAATGGCTTCCTATATTGCCGAGCAGACTGGTAGCGACCTGTATGAGATCGTACCTCAAACACCTTACCCCGAGGATTACAACAAAACTGGAGAGATTGCGGAGAAAGAGCGGGACGACAATGCCCGTCCAGCGATTGCCAACCTGCCGGATTCCATCGAGCAGTACGATACCATCATGGTGGGCTACCCCATCTGGTGGCATACGGCCCCCATGATTATCGGCACTTTCCTGGAAAGTTACGATCTGACCGGCAAAGAGATTTATCCATTTACTCAGTCGGCTTCCATGGATACAGAGCAGTTCGATAGCTCCATTGAATTCGTCAGAGAGAATGCTAACGGTGCTACTGTACATGACGGTTTGTTTGCAAGGTCCTCTGATACTGCCGCGATAGATGCTTATCTCTCCGAAAACGGGATCACAGAGTGA
- a CDS encoding LysR family transcriptional regulator, with protein MMEIRVLRYFLTVVREESITKAADVLHITQPTLSRQLAQMEDEMGVKLFDRGTRKIVLTNEGLLLRRRAEEILELVDKTERELTEQEEAVEGTVSVGCGDFGAVQMLPELFQSFHERYPAVIFDLYTATADHVRDQMERGLIDVGLLLEPINMEKYDFIRLNQKEQWVVVMPADAPLASRQSVTPADLKGLPLILPRRLNIQSELASWFGDEFDKLNVLFTSNLPSNGSVMVCHKLAYAIVIKGSISLWNQEKITYRPLNPELSASSVLAWRRQQPFGLAASKFIEHIKRTFTHLE; from the coding sequence ATGATGGAAATCCGAGTGCTTCGCTACTTTCTCACTGTAGTACGGGAAGAAAGCATTACCAAAGCCGCAGATGTTTTGCATATCACACAGCCGACTTTAAGCCGTCAGCTGGCACAGATGGAAGATGAAATGGGCGTAAAGCTGTTTGACCGTGGAACACGAAAAATTGTACTGACAAATGAGGGATTGCTGCTGCGCCGCCGGGCGGAAGAAATTCTGGAGTTGGTGGATAAAACAGAACGGGAATTGACCGAGCAAGAGGAAGCAGTTGAAGGTACCGTATCCGTTGGCTGCGGCGATTTTGGAGCGGTGCAAATGCTTCCAGAACTGTTTCAGTCGTTTCATGAGCGTTATCCAGCCGTTATCTTTGATTTATATACCGCCACAGCCGATCATGTAAGAGATCAGATGGAACGTGGACTGATCGATGTGGGGCTTTTGCTGGAACCCATTAATATGGAGAAATATGATTTTATTCGTTTGAACCAAAAAGAGCAATGGGTTGTTGTCATGCCTGCGGATGCACCTTTGGCCAGTAGGCAGTCTGTCACACCTGCGGACTTGAAAGGTTTGCCGTTAATTTTACCACGACGGCTGAATATTCAAAGCGAGCTGGCCAGTTGGTTTGGAGATGAATTTGACAAACTGAATGTCCTATTTACCAGCAATCTTCCCTCAAATGGTTCGGTCATGGTCTGTCATAAACTTGCATATGCGATTGTGATTAAAGGAAGTATATCTTTGTGGAATCAAGAAAAAATTACTTATCGTCCGCTGAATCCTGAACTGTCAGCCAGCAGTGTGCTTGCCTGGAGAAGACAACAACCATTTGGTTTAGCAGCATCTAAGTTTATTGAACATATTAAGCGTACTTTTACTCATTTGGAGTGA
- a CDS encoding MerR family transcriptional regulator gives MTLQEASKCLNLKIETLNFYENNGLLKGAKSDDDSTDYQETELRRTIQFHFLLKAGMDLNTLKHLITLMNAKSNTDADQVRILRKCRYQLLEEIHEKQQLLDQVDYLIHEINGRKVKGG, from the coding sequence ATGACATTACAAGAAGCAAGTAAATGTTTAAATTTAAAAATAGAAACCCTAAATTTTTACGAAAATAACGGTCTGCTAAAAGGAGCAAAATCAGACGATGACAGTACTGATTATCAAGAAACAGAGTTGCGGCGTACTATTCAATTTCACTTTCTGTTGAAAGCAGGAATGGACTTGAATACCTTAAAGCATCTAATTACGCTGATGAATGCAAAAAGCAATACAGATGCTGACCAGGTACGAATTCTTCGTAAATGCCGATATCAGCTGCTGGAAGAAATTCACGAAAAACAACAGCTGCTGGATCAGGTAGATTATCTGATCCACGAGATAAACGGCCGAAAAGTCAAAGGAGGATAA